GGCCGCGTTCCATGGGCCGCACCTCGAGGATTTTTTCCTCGCCTTCGTCTTCCCCGGCGCGGATTTCCACCTGGACCAACTCCAACTCCCGGCCCTTGCCGTAGCTGGCCACCAGCGCCGCGGCGCTGATCAGATCTTGCGCATCGGGCGCTCCGCTGACCAGGCCCAGGGGGCCGGTGACGCCGCGGGCGCGCACCAGCAACGAATCGGGACGGCGCAGGGCGCGGATGGCGGCGTTGTCTTCCTCGTTGCGTCCCAGGGTCAGCTTGGCCTGGGGCGAGAGGCGAAACTGGCGGCCGACCTTGAGCAGTTCCACATCGGCGAGGGTGCAGTCGGGCTGATGCGCGAAAAGATCGCGCAGGCGCCCGGTGAAGGATTTTTCCGTGAGCAGGCAGCCGCCGCCCGAGGCGGGATAGTCGATGAGGCCCCAGGCCGCGGCCAGTTCCTGCTGGCGGCGGCGCGAGCGGCCCTGGATGTCGAGCAGTTGGGCGCGATCGACCAGGCCCTGCTCTTCCATGGGCGTGACGGGCAGCAGTTTGGCCGACATGGGCCGCAGAATGCGCTCGGGGTAGCCCGAATACTTGCCCACGGTCTTGAGGGCGGTGAG
This window of the Geoalkalibacter sp. genome carries:
- a CDS encoding thiamine biosynthesis protein — translated: MSKALGLLSGGLDSSLAAMALKRQGIEVTCIAFVTPFFGAGRAEKAARAMDIPLIVREIGDMHLEMVKNPRYGYGKNLNPCVDCHAMMFRLAGAVMEEQGFDFLFSGEVLGQRPMSQNLTALKTVGKYSGYPERILRPMSAKLLPVTPMEEQGLVDRAQLLDIQGRSRRRQQELAAAWGLIDYPASGGGCLLTEKSFTGRLRDLFAHQPDCTLADVELLKVGRQFRLSPQAKLTLGRNEEDNAAIRALRRPDSLLVRARGVTGPLGLVSGAPDAQDLISAAALVASYGKGRELELVQVEIRAGEDEGEEKILEVRPMERGQAEGLQVI